The Xiphophorus hellerii strain 12219 chromosome 5, Xiphophorus_hellerii-4.1, whole genome shotgun sequence genome window below encodes:
- the LOC116719676 gene encoding GTPase IMAP family member 9-like isoform X1, whose product MLKGIYISICAGLCQQPALKNNQQLLWSDSLHQPNTSRRTLWEAVDSGTWHLEICDPVMLDGKAWNRVCFHLLVFALCGVMAHCQSQSKGFSKQRTLFLVGKTGSGKSASGNTILGHSVFREDASAESVTKTCEKRERLEGDRNIVVIDSPGIFDTDKTQVQLKEDIEQCVKLSVPGPHAFLLVINLKSRFTKEEKDTVKWIQDNFGSAAATYTIVLFTHTDLLRGKSVEDYVAESKQLQALIQQCGGRYHSLINGQSSDRKQVTELLHKIDEMVQINGGDHYTNSMYYNAQRKLDEEEFRAWWEEEERKRQAERERCKSEYERERQKDREKRERDEKFRFWCKLLSLTAKGLMMTNYFYLVKIGGAVGFFVADCELIGSVFS is encoded by the exons ATGCTAAAGGGcatttatatttccatttgtgCAG GCCTCTGCCAGCAACCTGCGTTAAAGAACAACCAGCAACTCCTGTGGTCTGACTCCCTTCATCAACCGAACACATCAAG aAGGACACTGTGGGAGGCTGTTGACTCAGGAACGTGGCACCTTG AAATTTGTGATCCTGTGATGTTAGACGGGAAGGCTTGGAACCGAGTTTGCTTCCACCTTTTGGTGTTTGCATTATGTGGAGTCATGGCTCACTGCCAGTCTCAAAGCAAAG GCTTTTCAAAGCAGCGGACTCTCTTTTTGGTTGGAAAAACTGGCTCTGGAAAGAGTGCATCAGGAAACACCATCTTGGGCCACTCTGTGTTTAGAGAAGACGCCTCGGCTGAGTCGGTGACAAAAACCTGTGAGAAACGAGAGCGACTGGAAGGAGACAGGAACATCGTGGTGATCGACTCCCCGGGAATATTTGACACAGATAAAACACAAGTGCAACTCAAAGAAGACATTGAGCAGTGTGTTAAGCTGTCAGTTCCTGGGCCTCATGCTTTTCTGTTAGTGATAAACTTAAAGTCGAGATTCACAAAAGAGGAAAAGGACACTGTGAAGTGGATCCAGGATAACTTtggctctgctgctgctacttACACCATAGTCCTGTTCACTCATACCGACTTGTTGAGAGGTAAATCTGTTGAGGACTATGTGGCAGAAAGCAAACAACTACAAGCTTTAATACAGCAGTGTGGAGGAAGATACCACTCGTTAATCAATGGGCAGagttcagacagaaaacaggTCACAGAACTTCTGCATAAAATAGATGAAATGGTTCAAATAAATGGGGGAGACCATTACACCAACAGTATGTACTACAATGCCCAGAGGAAACTGGACGAGGAAGAGTTTAGAGCATGGtgggaggaagaagagagaaaaagacaggcAGAGAGGGAAAGGTGTAAAAGTGAAtatgaaagagagagacagaaggatagagagaagagggagagagatgAAAAGTTCCGTTTTTGGTGTAAACTATTAAGTCTTACTGCCAAGGGATTGATGATGACAAACTATTTCTACCTTGTGAAAATAGGAGGTGCTGTTGGTTTCTTCGTTGCTGACTGTGAACTCATAGGCTCTGTATTTTCTTAA
- the LOC116719682 gene encoding GTPase IMAP family member 9-like isoform X1, with protein sequence MMLAQKAWSRVWRHLLVFALCELMTHCQSHSTGFSKQRTLFLVGKTGSGKSASGNTILGHSVFREDASAESVTKTCEKRERLEGDRNIVVIDSPGIFDTDKTQVQLKEDIEQCVKLSVPGPHAFLLVINVKSRFTKEEKDTVKWIQDNFGSAAATYTIVLFTHADLLRGKSVEDYVAESKQLQTLIQQCGGRYHSLINGQSSDRKQVTELLHKIDEMVQINGGDHYTNSMYYKAQRELEEEEFRACRQEYERTKKTEGKRCKSKCEEDKQEARKQKERKEKLRLWCRVLKMVSKGMKSAKHNYFTAMGKVLGFVVEDCELFEHVFP encoded by the exons ATGATGTTGGCCCAGAAGGCTTGGAGCCGAGTTTGGCGCCACCTTTTGGTGTTCGCATTGTGTGAACTCATGACTCACTGCCAATCTCACAGCACAG GCTTTTCAAAGCAGCGGACTCTCTTTTTGGTTGGAAAAACTGGCTCTGGAAAGAGTGCATCAGGAAACACCATCTTGGGCCACTCTGTGTTTAGAGAAGACGCCTCGGCTGAGTCAGTGACAAAAACCTGTGAGAAACGAGAACGACTGGAAGGAGACAGGAACATCGTGGTGATCGACTCCCCTGGAATATTTGACACAGATAAAACACAAGTACAACTCAAAGAAGACATTGAGCAGTGTGTTAAGCTGTCAGTTCCTGGGCCTCATGCTTTTCTGTTAGTGATAAACGTAAAGTCAAGATTCACAAAAGAGGAAAAGGACACTGTGAAGTGGATCCAGGATAACTTtggctctgctgctgctacttACACCATAGTCCTGTTCACTCATGCTGACTTGTTGAGAGGTAAATCTGTTGAGGACTATGTGGCAGAAAGCAAACAACTACAAACTCTAATACAGCAGTGTGGAGGAAGATACCACTCGTTAATCAATGGGCAAagttcagacagaaaacaggTAACAGAACTTCTGCATAAAATAGATGAAATGGTTCAAATAAATGGGGGAGACCATTACACCAACAGTATGTACTACAAGGCCCAGAGGgaactggaggaggaagagtttaGAGCATGCAGGCAGGAATacgaaagaacaaaaaagacagAGGGGAAAAGGTGTAAATCTAAGTGTGAAGAAGATAAACAGGAAGCAAGAAAGCAGaaggagagaaaggaaaaacttCGTTTATGGTGTAGAGTATTAAAAATGGTTTCCAAAGGAATGAAGTCTGCTAAGCATAACTACTTTACAGCAATGGGAAAGGTTCTTGGTTTTGTCGTTGAAGACTGTGAACTTTTTGAGCATGTGTTTCCTTAA
- the LOC116719682 gene encoding GTPase IMAP family member 9-like isoform X2, producing MVDGKAWNRVCFHLLVFTLCGVMAHCQSQSKGFSKQRTLFLVGKTGSGKSASGNTILGHSVFREDASAESVTKTCEKRERLEGDRNIVVIDSPGIFDTDKTQVQLKEDIEQCVKLSVPGPHAFLLVINVKSRFTKEEKDTVKWIQDNFGSAAATYTIVLFTHADLLRGKSVEDYVAESKQLQTLIQQCGGRYHSLINGQSSDRKQVTELLHKIDEMVQINGGDHYTNSMYYKAQRELEEEEFRACRQEYERTKKTEGKRCKSKCEEDKQEARKQKERKEKLRLWCRVLKMVSKGMKSAKHNYFTAMGKVLGFVVEDCELFEHVFP from the exons ATGGTAGACGGGAAGGCTTGGAACCGAGTTTGCTTCCACCTTTTGGTGTTTACATTATGTGGAGTCATGGCTCACTGCCAGTCTCAAAGCAAAG GCTTTTCAAAGCAGCGGACTCTCTTTTTGGTTGGAAAAACTGGCTCTGGAAAGAGTGCATCAGGAAACACCATCTTGGGCCACTCTGTGTTTAGAGAAGACGCCTCGGCTGAGTCAGTGACAAAAACCTGTGAGAAACGAGAACGACTGGAAGGAGACAGGAACATCGTGGTGATCGACTCCCCTGGAATATTTGACACAGATAAAACACAAGTACAACTCAAAGAAGACATTGAGCAGTGTGTTAAGCTGTCAGTTCCTGGGCCTCATGCTTTTCTGTTAGTGATAAACGTAAAGTCAAGATTCACAAAAGAGGAAAAGGACACTGTGAAGTGGATCCAGGATAACTTtggctctgctgctgctacttACACCATAGTCCTGTTCACTCATGCTGACTTGTTGAGAGGTAAATCTGTTGAGGACTATGTGGCAGAAAGCAAACAACTACAAACTCTAATACAGCAGTGTGGAGGAAGATACCACTCGTTAATCAATGGGCAAagttcagacagaaaacaggTAACAGAACTTCTGCATAAAATAGATGAAATGGTTCAAATAAATGGGGGAGACCATTACACCAACAGTATGTACTACAAGGCCCAGAGGgaactggaggaggaagagtttaGAGCATGCAGGCAGGAATacgaaagaacaaaaaagacagAGGGGAAAAGGTGTAAATCTAAGTGTGAAGAAGATAAACAGGAAGCAAGAAAGCAGaaggagagaaaggaaaaacttCGTTTATGGTGTAGAGTATTAAAAATGGTTTCCAAAGGAATGAAGTCTGCTAAGCATAACTACTTTACAGCAATGGGAAAGGTTCTTGGTTTTGTCGTTGAAGACTGTGAACTTTTTGAGCATGTGTTTCCTTAA
- the LOC116719676 gene encoding GTPase IMAP family member 9-like isoform X2 — MLKGIYISICAEICDPVMLDGKAWNRVCFHLLVFALCGVMAHCQSQSKGFSKQRTLFLVGKTGSGKSASGNTILGHSVFREDASAESVTKTCEKRERLEGDRNIVVIDSPGIFDTDKTQVQLKEDIEQCVKLSVPGPHAFLLVINLKSRFTKEEKDTVKWIQDNFGSAAATYTIVLFTHTDLLRGKSVEDYVAESKQLQALIQQCGGRYHSLINGQSSDRKQVTELLHKIDEMVQINGGDHYTNSMYYNAQRKLDEEEFRAWWEEEERKRQAERERCKSEYERERQKDREKRERDEKFRFWCKLLSLTAKGLMMTNYFYLVKIGGAVGFFVADCELIGSVFS; from the exons ATGCTAAAGGGcatttatatttccatttgtgCAG AAATTTGTGATCCTGTGATGTTAGACGGGAAGGCTTGGAACCGAGTTTGCTTCCACCTTTTGGTGTTTGCATTATGTGGAGTCATGGCTCACTGCCAGTCTCAAAGCAAAG GCTTTTCAAAGCAGCGGACTCTCTTTTTGGTTGGAAAAACTGGCTCTGGAAAGAGTGCATCAGGAAACACCATCTTGGGCCACTCTGTGTTTAGAGAAGACGCCTCGGCTGAGTCGGTGACAAAAACCTGTGAGAAACGAGAGCGACTGGAAGGAGACAGGAACATCGTGGTGATCGACTCCCCGGGAATATTTGACACAGATAAAACACAAGTGCAACTCAAAGAAGACATTGAGCAGTGTGTTAAGCTGTCAGTTCCTGGGCCTCATGCTTTTCTGTTAGTGATAAACTTAAAGTCGAGATTCACAAAAGAGGAAAAGGACACTGTGAAGTGGATCCAGGATAACTTtggctctgctgctgctacttACACCATAGTCCTGTTCACTCATACCGACTTGTTGAGAGGTAAATCTGTTGAGGACTATGTGGCAGAAAGCAAACAACTACAAGCTTTAATACAGCAGTGTGGAGGAAGATACCACTCGTTAATCAATGGGCAGagttcagacagaaaacaggTCACAGAACTTCTGCATAAAATAGATGAAATGGTTCAAATAAATGGGGGAGACCATTACACCAACAGTATGTACTACAATGCCCAGAGGAAACTGGACGAGGAAGAGTTTAGAGCATGGtgggaggaagaagagagaaaaagacaggcAGAGAGGGAAAGGTGTAAAAGTGAAtatgaaagagagagacagaaggatagagagaagagggagagagatgAAAAGTTCCGTTTTTGGTGTAAACTATTAAGTCTTACTGCCAAGGGATTGATGATGACAAACTATTTCTACCTTGTGAAAATAGGAGGTGCTGTTGGTTTCTTCGTTGCTGACTGTGAACTCATAGGCTCTGTATTTTCTTAA
- the rasd2b gene encoding dexamethasone-induced Ras-related protein 1 — protein sequence MEMGSISTGAPTSSVSVRHQLKCAEKETHLQENNDGQCSGLSKVWLAYKHASQQLSSSGIKAGLGLLKVATSQWKEEKKTGGAKNSHPAKRSSLDQLTDLVFHGPTRRSGLQHRPDPLYLTKPQNCKRIVVLGAPRVGKTAILRRYLRDGFVEEYSPTSEDFLRKLFCIRGETYQIDILDASRERDFPAKRRLSILTGDIFLLVFSLDDRSSFEEVCNLREEILAAKSKLTKSSVPGHCAQPRVPLVVCANKADLDSQRGISRAEVLKALGGDCTYFETSAKDSTNLDKVFETLAKRGGLPTETGPFQHRKVSLRSYQAMRTDRAAWKGGKVERRDDPCGTLYPLARRPSFTTDLRQIIGPRKGTKPGQGLEKCQIQ from the exons ATGGAAATGGGAAGCATTTCCACTGGCGCCCCGACCAGCTCCGTTTCTGTGCGGCACCAGCTCAAATGTGCCGAAAAAGAAACGCACCTGCAGGAGAACAATGACGGACAGTGCTCTGGTCTCTCCAAGGTCTGGCTGGCTTACAAACACGCGTCGCAGCAGCTGAGTTCGTCTGGAATCAAAGCGGGCTTAGGTCTGCTTAAAGTAGCCACGTCTCAGTggaaagaggagaagaagacaGGCGGCGCAAAGAACAGCCATCCCGCCAAGCGATCCTCGTTGGATCAGCTAACAGATTTAGTCTTTCACGGCCCGACCCGTCGCAGCGGTCTGCAGCACCGACCGGACCCGCTTTACCTCACCAAGCCGCAGAACTGTAAACGCATCGTAGTTCTCGGTGCGCCGCGGGTTGGTAAGACCGCCATCCTCAGAAGATACCTCCGGGACGGGTTTGTGGAGGAGTACAGTCCGACCTCTGAGGATTTCCTTAGGAAGTTATTTTGCATCCGCGGGGAGACCTACCAAATAGACATCCTGGACGCGTCCAGGGAGAGGGATTTCCCGGCCAAGCGGCGACTCTCCATTCTCACTG GAGATATTTTCCTACTCGTCTTCAGCCTCGACGACAGGAGCTCTTTCGAGGAGGTGTGCAACCTGCGAGAGGAGATTTTGGCCGCTAAATCCAAGCTCACCAAGTCCTCGGTGCCGGGGCATTGCGCACAGCCGCGGGTCCCGCTCGTGGTCTGCGCCAACAAAGCGGACCTTGACTCCCAGAGAGGGATTTCACGCGCGGAAGTGCTCAAAGCACTCGGCGGTGACTGCACGTATTTTGAAACATCTGCGAAGGACAGCACCAACCTCGACAAAGTCTTCGAGACCCTGGCGAAGCGGGGCGGCCTTCCGACGGAAACGGGTCCGTTTCAGCACCGCAAAGTGTCCCTCCGGTCGTACCAGGCCATGCGGACGGACCGGGCGGCGTGGAAGGGTGGAAAGGTGGAGAGGCGAGATGATCCCTGTGGCACCCTATACCCACTGGCCCGTCGGCCGAGCTTCACCACAGATCTTCGGCAGATCATTGGGCCACGGAAGGGAACAAAACCGGGCCAAGGACTAGAGAAATGTCAAATTCAGTAA
- the LOC116719676 gene encoding GTPase IMAP family member 9-like isoform X3, with protein sequence MLDGKAWNRVCFHLLVFALCGVMAHCQSQSKGFSKQRTLFLVGKTGSGKSASGNTILGHSVFREDASAESVTKTCEKRERLEGDRNIVVIDSPGIFDTDKTQVQLKEDIEQCVKLSVPGPHAFLLVINLKSRFTKEEKDTVKWIQDNFGSAAATYTIVLFTHTDLLRGKSVEDYVAESKQLQALIQQCGGRYHSLINGQSSDRKQVTELLHKIDEMVQINGGDHYTNSMYYNAQRKLDEEEFRAWWEEEERKRQAERERCKSEYERERQKDREKRERDEKFRFWCKLLSLTAKGLMMTNYFYLVKIGGAVGFFVADCELIGSVFS encoded by the exons ATGTTAGACGGGAAGGCTTGGAACCGAGTTTGCTTCCACCTTTTGGTGTTTGCATTATGTGGAGTCATGGCTCACTGCCAGTCTCAAAGCAAAG GCTTTTCAAAGCAGCGGACTCTCTTTTTGGTTGGAAAAACTGGCTCTGGAAAGAGTGCATCAGGAAACACCATCTTGGGCCACTCTGTGTTTAGAGAAGACGCCTCGGCTGAGTCGGTGACAAAAACCTGTGAGAAACGAGAGCGACTGGAAGGAGACAGGAACATCGTGGTGATCGACTCCCCGGGAATATTTGACACAGATAAAACACAAGTGCAACTCAAAGAAGACATTGAGCAGTGTGTTAAGCTGTCAGTTCCTGGGCCTCATGCTTTTCTGTTAGTGATAAACTTAAAGTCGAGATTCACAAAAGAGGAAAAGGACACTGTGAAGTGGATCCAGGATAACTTtggctctgctgctgctacttACACCATAGTCCTGTTCACTCATACCGACTTGTTGAGAGGTAAATCTGTTGAGGACTATGTGGCAGAAAGCAAACAACTACAAGCTTTAATACAGCAGTGTGGAGGAAGATACCACTCGTTAATCAATGGGCAGagttcagacagaaaacaggTCACAGAACTTCTGCATAAAATAGATGAAATGGTTCAAATAAATGGGGGAGACCATTACACCAACAGTATGTACTACAATGCCCAGAGGAAACTGGACGAGGAAGAGTTTAGAGCATGGtgggaggaagaagagagaaaaagacaggcAGAGAGGGAAAGGTGTAAAAGTGAAtatgaaagagagagacagaaggatagagagaagagggagagagatgAAAAGTTCCGTTTTTGGTGTAAACTATTAAGTCTTACTGCCAAGGGATTGATGATGACAAACTATTTCTACCTTGTGAAAATAGGAGGTGCTGTTGGTTTCTTCGTTGCTGACTGTGAACTCATAGGCTCTGTATTTTCTTAA
- the LOC116719682 gene encoding GTPase IMAP family member 9-like isoform X3 yields MVDGKAWNRVCFHLLVFTLCGVMAHCQSQSKGFSKQQILFLVGKTGSGKSASGNTILGHSVFREDASAESVTKTCEKRERLEGDRNIVVIDSPGIFDTDKTQVQLKEDIEQCVKLSVPGPHAFLLVINLKSRFTKEEKDTVKWIQDNFGSAAATYTIVLFTHADLLRGKSVEDYVAESKQLQTLIQQCGGRYHSLINGQSSDRKQVTELLHKIDEMVQINGGHHYTNSMYYNAQRELEEEELKACRQEYERRKAENKRCEEEEREEREKREREEKRTSLCNVINFGSKVILFFLGNPYVIAADTALDLFVDKCDVINYLMD; encoded by the exons ATGGTAGACGGGAAGGCTTGGAACCGAGTTTGCTTCCACCTTTTGGTGTTTACATTATGTGGAGTCATGGCTCACTGCCAGTCTCAAAGCAAAG GCTTTTCAAAGCAGCAGATTCTCTTTTTGGTTGGAAAAACTGGCTCTGGAAAGAGTGCATCAGGAAACACCATCTTGGGCCACTCTGTGTTTAGAGAAGACGCCTCGGCTGAGTCGGTGACAAAAACCTGTGAGAAACGAGAGCGACTGGAAGGAGACAGGAACATCGTGGTGATCGACTCCCCGGGAATATTTGACACAGATAAAACACAAGTGCAACTCAAAGAAGACATTGAGCAGTGTGTTAAGCTGTCAGTTCCTGGGCCTCATGCTTTTCTGTTAGTGATAAACTTAAAGTCGAGATTCACAAAAGAGGAAAAGGACACTGTGAAGTGGATCCAGGATAACTTtggctctgctgctgctacttACACCATAGTCCTGTTCACTCATGCTGACTTGTTGAGAGGTAAATCTGTTGAGGACTATGTGGCAGAAAGCAAACAACTACAAACTCTAATACAGCAGTGTGGAGGAAGATACCACTCGTTAATCAATGGGCAGagttcagacagaaaacaggTCACAGAACTTCTGCATAAAATAGATGAAATGGTTCAAATAAATGGGGGACATCACTACACCAACAGTATGTACTACAATGCCCAGAGGgaactggaggaggaagagttaAAAGCATGTAGGCAGGAATATGAGAGGagaaaggcagaaaataaaaggtgTGAAGAAGAGGAACGAGAGGAAAGagagaagagggagagagaggaaaaacgtACTTCTTTGTGTAATGTAATAAATTTTGGTTCcaaagtaattttgttttttttgggaaaTCCCTACGTTATTGCAGCAGACACTGCACTTGATCTTTTTGTAGACAAATGTGACGTCATTAACTATTTGATGGACTGA